In Deltaproteobacteria bacterium, one DNA window encodes the following:
- a CDS encoding molybdopterin-dependent oxidoreductase: MATTVLRSCNLCEAGCGLKFEVEGNRVVAVRPDEHDPHSHGYVCPKGMAIADIHHDPDRLRRPVRRGPDRRFHEVSWDEAFALAGSRLREIRARHGADAVAVYFGNPLVHNYSGITMLGSFLNALGSRNRTGAGSQDTSPRFAASYYLYGNTMVMPVPDLDRTDYFLCVGANPAISQGSAMVTPDVRARLRAIRERGGKIVIVDPRFTETAKLADEHVFIRPGGDAAFLLAMVYALLEAKRIDPIALRQITTGWDEIALRLQSFSPERTEAMTGIAASVTRRLALEFATAARGVVYTRVGTCNNAFGTLATWANDLLNLAMGRLGAEGGAMFPEPALDASQFVKLGGMNGHDRWRSRVRGLPETGCDLPASILAEEIETPGAGQVRAMVTVAGNPVLSTPNGRRLDRALEQIEFMVSVDLYINETTRHADLILPPCWSLAEDHSEPLSPSVSLRNAARWCPPVVQKEAGELADWEILLRLTEELGGGPTGMKWIDGPLRLASKLGWRYDPERTLDLLFRIGPHGDRFLPWKRGINLAHVKASPYGVDLGAAQPGFRHRLQTKDGKIHLVAAPLMDALARLEGELEQPHPSDEVLLIGRRELRTNNSWMHNVPSLVAGRDRCVLYVHPDDAARAGLRDSEPAMVESRVYSGIVPVRVTDEVMPGVVSLPHGWGHAASAAWQSVAGAHAGVSANDFTDDQRVESVVGQSILNGVPVRLRRVESGSVDRAA; the protein is encoded by the coding sequence ATGGCGACGACGGTGCTGAGGAGCTGCAATCTCTGCGAGGCCGGATGTGGCCTCAAGTTCGAGGTCGAGGGCAATCGCGTCGTCGCGGTGCGGCCGGATGAGCACGATCCACACTCGCACGGTTACGTCTGTCCCAAAGGCATGGCCATCGCCGACATTCATCACGATCCCGACCGGCTGCGCCGCCCCGTGCGCCGCGGCCCGGACAGGCGCTTTCACGAGGTGTCGTGGGACGAGGCGTTTGCGCTTGCGGGCTCGCGGCTGCGTGAGATCCGCGCCCGCCACGGCGCTGATGCCGTCGCCGTCTACTTCGGCAACCCGCTGGTACACAACTATAGCGGCATCACCATGCTCGGGTCGTTTCTCAACGCGCTCGGGAGCCGCAATCGCACCGGCGCGGGCTCGCAGGACACGTCACCGCGCTTCGCCGCGTCCTACTATCTCTACGGGAACACCATGGTGATGCCGGTGCCGGATCTCGACCGCACCGACTACTTCCTGTGCGTAGGGGCGAACCCGGCTATCTCGCAGGGCAGCGCGATGGTGACGCCCGACGTGCGCGCCCGCCTGCGTGCGATCCGCGAGCGCGGCGGCAAGATCGTCATCGTCGATCCCCGCTTTACGGAGACCGCGAAGCTCGCCGACGAGCATGTCTTCATTCGGCCCGGCGGCGACGCCGCTTTCCTGTTAGCCATGGTGTACGCGCTGCTCGAAGCCAAACGGATCGACCCAATCGCGTTGCGGCAGATCACGACCGGATGGGATGAGATCGCATTGCGGCTGCAGTCGTTCTCACCCGAGCGCACCGAAGCTATGACCGGGATCGCCGCGAGTGTGACCCGCCGTCTGGCCCTCGAGTTCGCCACGGCGGCGCGCGGCGTGGTCTACACCCGCGTTGGCACATGCAACAACGCGTTCGGCACGCTGGCCACCTGGGCCAACGATCTCCTCAACCTGGCGATGGGTCGGCTCGGCGCCGAAGGCGGCGCAATGTTTCCCGAGCCCGCCCTCGATGCGTCGCAGTTCGTCAAGCTCGGCGGCATGAACGGACACGACCGCTGGCGCAGCCGCGTGCGCGGCCTGCCGGAGACCGGATGCGATTTGCCGGCGTCGATTTTGGCCGAGGAAATCGAAACCCCGGGAGCGGGCCAGGTCCGTGCGATGGTGACCGTCGCCGGCAACCCGGTGTTGTCGACGCCGAACGGCCGGCGCCTCGATCGCGCGCTGGAGCAGATCGAGTTCATGGTGTCGGTCGACTTGTACATCAACGAGACGACGCGGCACGCCGATCTCATCCTGCCACCGTGCTGGTCGTTGGCCGAAGACCATTCGGAACCGCTGTCGCCGAGTGTGTCGCTGCGCAATGCCGCTCGCTGGTGTCCGCCGGTCGTGCAGAAGGAAGCCGGCGAACTGGCCGACTGGGAGATCCTGTTGCGACTGACCGAAGAGCTTGGCGGCGGTCCGACCGGGATGAAATGGATCGACGGGCCTCTGCGCCTCGCGAGCAAACTGGGGTGGCGCTACGACCCCGAGCGTACGCTCGACTTGTTGTTCCGCATCGGCCCGCACGGCGATCGCTTCTTGCCGTGGAAGCGCGGGATCAATCTGGCGCACGTGAAGGCGTCACCCTACGGCGTCGATCTTGGCGCGGCGCAGCCTGGGTTTCGCCATCGGTTGCAGACCAAAGACGGAAAGATTCACCTGGTCGCCGCGCCACTGATGGACGCGTTGGCGCGGCTCGAAGGCGAACTGGAGCAGCCGCATCCGAGTGACGAAGTGCTCCTCATTGGACGGCGCGAACTGCGCACCAACAATTCATGGATGCACAACGTGCCGTCCCTGGTCGCGGGTCGCGATCGCTGTGTGTTGTACGTCCATCCGGACGATGCCGCGCGCGCGGGACTACGCGACAGCGAGCCGGCGATGGTGGAGAGCCGGGTGTACAGCGGCATCGTTCCGGTGCGGGTCACCGACGAAGTCATGCCCGGCGTCGTCAGCCTGCCGCACGGCTGGGGTCATGCGGCGAGTGCGGCGTGGCAATCGGTTGCAGGCGCGCATGCGGGAGTGTCGGCGAACGACTTCACCGACGACCAGCGCGTCGAAAGCGTCGTCGGCCAGTCGATCCTCAACGGCGTCCCCGTCCGTCTGCGGCGTGTGGAGAGTGGGAGCGTCGACCGCGCGGCGTGA